In one Juglans regia cultivar Chandler chromosome 11, Walnut 2.0, whole genome shotgun sequence genomic region, the following are encoded:
- the LOC109009599 gene encoding protein starmaker-like has protein sequence MYNGIGLQTPRGSGTNGYIQSNRFLIKSKTGRIAETTKGFEENQGTAGITRKPNKDILEHDRKRQIELKIVLLQDTLVDQGYTDAEIAEKLEDARKTLEGAAATYQDGPTAIDVASNKLSETQTHQIAARKEKQLETLRAAFGISAPELDEHNIEGNDDARDGRKNVPSDNIKREHAFLDREFRSKKNMEEDQKVEKDDKKKGVKESGRHKKEESKRRRHETDSSDTDSSGKHAKGLQANHHRSNRWSDHESDSDIAIDKKHKPSKKHKKSRVHDSDDSDSATHSGENVDVRKTSKNKKKSRVRYSDDSDSDRYVGKKHKTSKKHWKNRKHDSDDSDSDSDSDSATDEDGNGHESPKKQAKYKKSSRRHGSDDDSDFDEGSPKRRGQNGNQQIRTSGRHDSEDEADDTNNEVEEKRIQLEKENNQHSRGRWKEGGESDVEDLKKSSNGRHGKRSRMNDVVDENDFERASKHKREITDKSLRSRRHDSDADDDFGTGTDEQINKGRIRRHNTDEDYGVSYDRRNANMTAGKHKTVEEAAVSLIDDIDNGLYRSRRDTINRSRYRSQEVMKGKRNLDDGKEDGQPDSKLSSRNYVKEAEHAGEQWKDSKIGYELNTREHLSKDDHKRDTRLRSVRQHDSETVEQGGRSYKKDDEPQRISRKDDREHEELGGRGRQSRYEEEHRGRKHRRDEDYEYTRHERANAEQRGGNRRQARGEEEEQENRSHEMDRRMDYSKRARYDDLRSSERKRYDDRRDDDRARR, from the exons ATGTACAACGGAATAGGGTTACAAACCCCGAGAGGGTCCGGGACCAATGGATACATACAGAGCAACAGGTTCTTAATCAAGTCAAAGACTGGGAGGATCGCCGAAACCACCAAGGGATTTGAGGAAAACCAGGGCACGGCTGGTATCACCAGGAAGCCAAACAAGGACATTCTTGAGCATGATCGCAAGCGTCAGATCGAGCTCAAGATTGTTTTACTCCAGGATACACTTGTAGATCAAGGTTACACTGACGCTGAGATTGCAGAGAAGCTTGAGGATGCCCGGAAGACTCTGGAAGGCGCCGCAGCCACCTATCAGGATGGGCCCACCGCCATTGATGTGGCTAGCAATAA GCTTTCAGAGACACAGACCCACCAAATTGCTGCTAGAAAAGAGAAGCAGCTGGAAACATTAAGAGCTGCTTTTGGGATTTCTGCACCGGAACTCGATGAACACAATATTGAAGGGAATGATGATGCAAGAGATGGCCGAAAAAATGTTCCTAGTGACAATATCAAGCGTGAACATGCTTTTCTAGATAGAGAGTTTAGGTCGAAGAAAAATATGGAGGAAGAtcagaaagttgaaaaagatgatAAGAAAAAGGGTGTTAAAGAATCTGGGCGCCACAAGAAGGAAGAAAGTAAAAGGAGAAGGCATGAGACTGATTCTTCTGATACAGATAGCAGTGGGAAACATGCAAAAGGTCTTCAAGCGAACCACCACAGAAGTAATAGGTGGAGTGATCATGAAAGTGATTCTGACATTGCTATTGATAAGAAGCACAAGCCTTCAAAGAAGCACAAGAAAAGCAGGGTGCATGACAGTGATGATTCGGATTCTGCCACGCATTCTGGTGAGAATGTCGATGTGCGCAAGACgtcaaagaataaaaagaaaagcagGGTGCGCTACAGtgatgattctgattctgataggTATGTTGGCAAGAAGCACAAGACCTCAAAGAAGCACTGGAAGAACAGAAAGCATGATAGtgatgattctgattctgattctgattctgattctgctACCGATGAGGATGGCAATGGCCATGAGAGTCCCAAAAAACAGGCCAAGTACAAGAAGTCAAGTAGGAGGCATGGTTCTGAtgatgattctgattttgatgaAGGCTCACCTAAGCGGCGAGGTCAGAATGGGAATCAACAAATACGAACCAGTGGAAGACATGACTCAGAGGATGAAGCTGATGATACCAataatgaagtagaagagaaaagAATTCAACTGGAGAAAGAGAATAATCAGCATAGTAGAGGCCGATGGAAAGAGGGAGGAGAGTCTGATGTGGAAGATCTAAAAAAAAGCAGCAATGGTAGACATGGGAAAAGAAGCAGAATGAATGATGTGGTtgatgaaaatgattttgaaaGAGCAAGTAAACATAAAAGGGAAATAACAGATAAAAGTCTGAGAAGTCGGAGGCATGACTCTGATGCTGATGATGATTTTGGTACTGGCACAGATGAACAAATAAACAAGGGTAGAATTAGGAGGCACAATACTGATGAGGACTATGGTGTCAGTTATGATAGGAGAAATGCTAATATGACTGCAGGGAAACATAAAACAGTTGAAGAGGCTGCAGTTTCTCTAATCGATGACATTGATAATGGTCTGTACAGATCAAGGAGAGATACTATCAATAGATCCAGATACAGGAGTCAAGAAGTCATGAAGGGGAAGAGGAATCTTGATGATGGAAAAGAAGATGGGCAGCCTGACTCAAAGTTATCAAGTCGCAATTATGTGAAAGAGGCAGAGCACGCTGGGGAGCAATGGAAAGACTCTAAAATCGGGTATGAATTGAATACCAGAGAACACTTGAGCAAGGATGATCATAAGAGGGACACAAGGCTTAGATCTGTGAGACAGCATGACAGCGAAACTGTTGAACAGGGTGGCAGAAGTTATAAAAAGGATGATGAACCGCAACGCATCAGTAGAAAGGATGACCGGGAGCATGAGGAGCTTGGGGGAAGGGGAAGACAAAGCAGATATGAAGAGGAGCATAGAGGGAGAAAGCACAGAAGGGATGAAGATTATGAATATACAAGGCATGAGAGGGCTAATGCAGAGCAGCGAGGTGGAAATAGAAGGCAGGCAaggggagaggaagaagagcaAGAAAATAGAAGTCATGAGATGGACAGACGTATGGATTACTCCAAGAGAGCAAGATATGATGATTTGCGATCAAGCGAGAGAAAAAGGTATGATGACAGACG